From a region of the Zingiber officinale cultivar Zhangliang chromosome 4B, Zo_v1.1, whole genome shotgun sequence genome:
- the LOC121976780 gene encoding 60S ribosomal protein L38 → MPKQIHEIKDFLLTARRKDARSVKIKRGKDVVKFKVRCSKYLYTLCVFDSEKANKLKQSLPPGLSVQEI, encoded by the exons ATG CCGAAGCAGATCCATGAGATTAAGGATTTCCTTCTCACGGCGAGAAGGAAAGATGCGCGATCAGTGAAGATTAAAAGAGGTAAGGACGTCGTAAAGTTCAAAGTTCGCTGCTCCAAGTACCTCTACACACTGTGTGTGTTTGACTCTGAGAAGGCGAACAAGTTGAAGCAATCTCTTCCTCCAG GTTTGAGCGTCCAAGAAATCTGA